The genomic region aatggttttccagtttaattatatctgtttatgagtacagataaatataccggcgctatttttaaacttactaagattttgacaattttcgttttttcatgcaattctataatctggtgtctagcccctttcaGATGCTTTATGAATCCCGGCAtatcaatgttcatgtaagatGTAGGTTCTGATTAAGtatagttgtatgtagtataAATATCAGCAAAGATAGATTCACGCTACTTTAACTAGTTAAAAACAtccaaaataatgaaaaaagtgtCTTTTGCTTTTGTGTGTTTAACTCTTATACCAAGTATTCTTTGACTTGGATTGTAAAACAAAGAGAACAACCTTATGGACATAGTGTTCTAACTAAAGCGAGAAGTTGCAGCAGCACATAAGAAATAGAAACCCTTACGATAGAAAATGTACGCCAAGAGATTTCAATTCAGGATCTTCAACATAAAATAGGAATATTAGAGCACAAACATGCAGCCGACAAGATGGAACTTCAAAAGCTCATTCACGTGATGATAAGGACGATGACTCAAACCCTTCAGGGGATAACATCAACCATGATGCTCCAACTACGCTGAAACTTCCGCCATGGCTGCTGTCACGTCAACGCCTGGCTGTTGGCAACGCTGCAATTTCCGTGTACTTGTCTCAGTCGAAACAGCACATGACGAACGAAGCAATCAAGTTTGACAGAATTCTACTCAATGACGGAAATGTCTACAACACTTTCACTGGCGCGTTTACGGCGCCGCTTTCTGGCATTTACCTCTTCACTTATCACTTTGATTCCACGACATCGACGTTCGTTCGTCTCGTTCGTCTCGTCGTTAACGGCGTAAATGAAGTCGACGCCGTAGCCAATCCGCACGTGGTTTCCGGTCCGCGACAGGCACAGTCCATGGGCGGAAACACGTGCATCATTCACGTGAGTCACGGCCAGGCGGTCCAGATACAAGTGTATGAGATTCCGGACACCACAATCGACTCGAGTGACAATTTTCACTTTCTACGTTTTCTGGCGTCTTGCTGTATTAATATATGTCAATAACATTATGGCTCATGTAAATTAGTATGTTCtgatttgtaaacaaaaggttaataaatacattttcgtGTTTTCGTTTTACTTGGGGTTTTATTACGTTCTTATCATgacaaaattaaacttttatccAACATTTTGGTGAAATAAAACTAGTGTTTTACAtcaattttgcatatttttgttgcaataaccataataatagaaaacataCTGTGTTTGTTCCCTACACCGAAGGGCACCGATctacaacccccccccccccacccacccGACCGCACCAACACTTTTACCAAATTTCGGTTCGCGTGTCAAAAGCTTAATGCCCCTAAGTTACCCCCTCCCCTCTCTAACGTCAAATACTGGACCCGCCGCTGCTTGTTGCTACGTGATACTGTTAATATGAAGTAGCGATTTGATTAACTCAATAAACGATTTGTTTATATAACCATTGATGTTTGAATGacgacaaaacaaataatgccaGCATTAAGAGCCTTCCAATTTATAGAGAAGATCATATAAATGAAGTCGTTTCAAATTTCCATTTGTTAATTAGTTTTAAGGTAAATTATTTCGTATGAGCAAAACAGCGaaacagtaaaacatgtattctTTGTAGCAAGTTTTGGCGTAATCAGGAATAAAGCAAATTTTAAGAAGGGATTAAAGAATTTTTGAAACTTTGTTTGCAAATTACGAAATAAATATTTcgacaatatgaatatgttttcatgTCAAAATGTTCCAGACTATCATAAAAAAAGGTAAATCAAAAGGTCGGACTAAAGAGACAacatttgagcatatatcaacaccTTTTaaagggttccagccgtcagtatcttagttttaacattccTTTTGaattgccacactttatttcgtaataaaaaaaatccgtaaaaaGTCCTTTTAACaaaccatgaacgagtcccCACGAACAGCTACTAAACATAACAAAGTCATTCGCGAAGATTCTTGCAGATATATAAGCGATAGCATTAGGGTTGTAtgaattaattgctagattttcatccattttttaaatggggagcggggaagacattttattttatttttatttttcttagatgactgtttcaccgttgaatatgtgttcatgctctttcttattgaaAAAGGGACACAAAATCACCATCGTAACAATTTCCCTATTTAACCGGTGCatgttatacaagtgtatttgtgtttaacatataacatgttaaagtattcattaatgttttatatgacTTGTTGTTTATCgtttttgatgatatttgaataatagtatGTACACATGTGTAAATTGTGTAAAGCTGTATGTCATTATGGTTTGTTTTAGAAggccatattgaaaatattatgttttatagttgacactgtaattatgtcataatatgtaaccttcttaaaataaagatgttgttattattattattattatttttattattattattattattattattattattattattattattatcagtattattattattattattattattattattattattattattattattattattattattatcatcattattattatacctcgACAACAAACGCCGTTCCTGGAAAGTATAACAGCgatacgcaaatacagaccCTACGTCAAAGAAAAGAGAATATGCGGGGGTGACGGGGGGGGGGTGAAAATCTACCAATTGATTTATAATCGCCTTACTAGATGagattttttatgattttaagacTGATTCTACATGTAGTCAAAACAAAACGGAAAACAATAcagaaacaattgtttttttacaatcaatATGGATAGTTGATGAAATATAATCAGCGAATTCCAGGCGCCGTACGTTATCCATAATGTATAACATGTTCGCTGTGACAGTGCTAGAACCACTTGCCATGCGATAATTGTTTTACTATGTTAACGGATATACGCCACGGTAAGTGATTTtactgaaacattttaatttcagcTTCCAATTTCCAAGCAAGAATGACCGAGAAAGACCAATAATGTGCATTTTGTAGtacttaaaaatacaaatggcGTCAAGAGTATTATCTTATTGTAAATTTCAATAGAGAAGATGGCCGATATTTGTAAAACAGCTTTTGATagttatttgattatttctgacatacttttttgtcattcattttatttaaaatacacactTCGACGTAATAAAAACGTATACACCGTATTAAATTGACAATAGAATTTTCAGAGTTAGTAAACAACTTGCGGTGTTTAATGAATACCGACCCAGCTGGAAAGCTAGTTCGCATTGATTGACAATTGAACCAAAAagtatattaaagggactagacaccagatggtaccaaattcggcaaatacagtattttatcaaaacaagcTTAGAAGTGTCAATACTGGATAGTATGTGACCGATTAAACCtgattttacatgatttaaagaatGTCGTCTTATACGCTGTCTAAGCTGAGTTTCCACTTTTAAAAATAGCACGGAACGGTGTTTTCTCCAGCACCTTGCATGGCACGTGACGGTTTCAAAACCTCCGCAAACTAACCTGTCAAGCGTTTAGACAatgaactttcattttcacCAGTTGTTAAAAATCCCTTTCAAAGGTTTTCATCGACCAATACCATCACTTGTATTTACCTGTCGGGCTTTGTGTCCACGTTAATTCGCAGCAGTTTTTCTTATTCCTTGCATATACGTCCTTTTTGGGAGGCCATGTTgggtgtatatttagcatgagCAAGTCATATGATGAGTGTCTATAAATAAAAcgaagttattttaaaactaactgGTGAGATATACCCAGTAatttttgaattggaaaaatacgcaaaaaacTACGAAAAGTGAATTTGCCATAAGTGATGTGCACgtggtacatgtatatcagtaAGTAACATTCAATACGTTGCACTcaacaataacaattatatgTAAGCGTTTGCCTTTTTGTTTTTGACTTGCaaatgtatcatctggtgtctagtcccttaaagAAATAAGAAGGGCGATAAGCACTTTTGGCTGATTAACTACGGTGTTTCTACTTTGATAAGTACACGTGTAAGgttctattttatattttgcgtGTTGACGTAATAAACTCGTCAATTTTCTATAGCTTTAATTGGGAATGTCAATTTACATAAAACTCTAAACCTATTTACAGTTCCAAATCTCAACGCTGCAGCATCTCCTTTGTATGGactgtcgaaactcgctattTCGAACTCTGTTTTCTCGATATTTCGGTTATGTCGAACATTTTCGAATATTTTGGGTTCAGTTAGACATGTTCTGGTTTTCGGTAATTTCCAACGATTTCGATTTGCGAGTTTTGACCGTATTTGAAAAGATTATTGAACAGAACACACTTGATCAAAGTGCCTTTTTTCGCGCATTTCAAGCACTTGATAATGCTGGAGCTATTTAAAGCTGAAAATCTCAAAGCTGCAGCAGCGTTTCTATTGTCCGTATTTGAAAAGACTTCAAAACAGCTTTCGATTAAAGGAAGACTATTCAATGTTTACAGAATCCACCTTATAAAAGTGCTTTCTTTTCGCACATTACAAGTACTTAAAGCCCACAAATGCGACGCGTCACATCCGCCATCAACATTGTTCCTGGTCGGACTTTTTCCTTGTCTGGCAGCGAACGTTGTGAAAGACACTAAATCAATCAATTCCTGCACATCTTTGACTCTGGTTGAAATTCAATACAAATGTCAATCGTGAACGATTCATATTACCTTTCCCTTATTGCCTGTTCCATTTAATTTATGAAACGTTGTTGTGGGATACATTGCTTTGTTGTTGGTTGTTGTGATGCATATTTAATAGTGAGGTAAATGCATCATGTCACTTAAAATTCAATAATGTATTAGTTTTCATTTCTAAGGGATTTACACTGGTGTTCGAGATATAAAATATAAGGTATTTATGACAAGaataactatatttatatatatctttgtgTTTTTCTAGGAATTAATGTGTATGGTGATATAGGATTCATTTGGCAATAGtatctttaaatatatgcatatatatttctttttgttttggcCATAAATACCTAAATACAGTCGAACTTCGATGACTCGAATTACCGGCGAAGATACCTCGAGCCTCCAaatattcgagccaagcgggaatgcttaccttcagtatatagaaatcggtccttaacatccacttcaagccaacgaggaattcgagccaagcaattTCGAGCCAAAGGGGTTCAACAGTATATtaatagtttgtatatttgaaaataaaattaagaaattatgTGTGTAGTGAAATATGATTTCTGTTTTATGgagttttattaattattacaaGCCATTTGATACTGTTATCACAAACCATAACCACACAAGAGTTTTATTTCTCAGTCCAGCTATGATCatggatattattaataataacaaaattgattaaatattaaactcACAGCGATATCTCGAGATTcattaataaatcataaatcattcatgacaatatgaaattgatatttccagCGTGAACCCGGGTTCCGGCTATATATGATGACAGAAAGCCATAAGCCTTTTGAGCCCGTGGGACTAGCCTGCTAATGGATGGTTTGAAGAAGGgcaaatcaaatgtttaaaatcaatttgcTTGCTACGAACACACTTTaagcaatgaaaataaaaacaaaacatttttgaatatgaaaaataatatgtttttacaaatcGGTGTAGAATTAATACCAAAGCAAATTGAAATTCCTCTCATTTCATAAatgtgttgaaaaaaataactgaaCATTTGCAAATGActtggatatttattgtttaaaacaaaaagtggcGTCATATTCAGTTTTCATTAATTCTACAAGGCATTATGTCAGCTGTGGAAATATCGTGTTAATAATGTTACTAATCAATGAACATGCCTTACGATGAAGAGACGAGTACAGTTGCCGATGGAAGGAAGGGGATTATTTCGTCTACATCACAGAATGAGAACAGTCATGTGACTGCAAATAAGTTTCGACTGAAGGTAGATAAACCGTCCACATCACAGGAGATGAACGGTCACGTGACTGTAAGCCAAGATGGACAGAAGGTAGAGACACCGTCCACATCACAGATAGGGGACGGTCACGTGACTGCAAACCAATATGAACAGAAAACAGACACATTGTCCACATCACAGAAGATGAACGGTCATGTGGCTACAAACCAAGATGGGCAGAAGGTAGAGACACCGACCACATCACAAACAGGGGACGGTCACGTGACTGCATACCAATATGAACAGAAAACAGGCACATTGTCCACATCACAGAAGATGAACGGTCATGTGACTATAAACCAATTTGGATTAAAAGTTGTGACACCGTCCACATCGAAGATAGAGTACGATCATCCGGGTAACAGTAAACTTGATCAGCGGTATGTAAATCCCTCTACGTCACGTGGGGAACTTGATCACGATTCTTCAGGCAAAGAGGGGCAAACGAAGCAAGCACCATCTACACCACAGGTTAGTTGAATgtatgaaatgaacattttgcatatttaatgaTGGTACAGTCGagccccgttggctcgaactcgctagGCTCGAATTACTCGATGGCTCGAGGTATTCTTGCTGGTCCCtggaagttcgagccaacggggttcgactgtattccTTATGCGATTATTGTAGATCATGTACGATAAAGGTTGCCTATAATCGATTGAATGATCCCTGAGACGATTATcagtctacatgtatgttttggtTTGTATATTAATGTACGCAACGGTGTTGCCTGTAAACAGTGTTTGAAATCACACAAATCACacttttcttctcttttttgcTCAGCATAACGATTAACGAGGCAGTCAGAACTCCTCGGCAATTTTcgatcgaaaacaacctcggatgtatgccggaaCATCAGtagtattttaaacatttaaataatagtatttaaattcattaaagtgtattttgtatatcttagttcaaactgattgccagtgaagtgaattattgaataaataattaagattcccaagagtaaagtcattatgTTTAACTGCTAAACTGAAACTACTAGGCGGTTTTCTTTCAGCGCAACTTTCTGACATTGCAAACCGTTcatatacatctgaggttgatttcgatggaaaatggccgaggtgtacCAAATGCCAGATTTCTACTGTTTACAGACTCTAACGATTGCGATCGGTAAACTCCGTAGCTATACGATAAATAAGCCAATATCCGATTAAACCGATATCGAGTTGTACGCAGTagttcattcggaactcctcggccattttcaatcaaaaacaacctcggctGTGCagggacggtttacaatgtcagaaatataaacatttaactacactACATGTAGATCGCGTACTGAgttcaataaaacagtttaatttaattacgttactcttaggaatcttaattattcatgcatttaaacacttaaacttagatttacaacatacacattaaaacactacacttaattaatattattattaaattgtttacaaactacttctactgatgtaccagcatacatccgaggttgttttcgatcgaacaatggccgaggtgttccagATGGCATTAGTTCTGAAATTGCGAGTATCCAAAGTGAAATTAAAAGCAAGAAATGACAAGTTGCAGTTCGTCATTGTTCATCGTTAATTGTATACATAGGTCTGTAAAAGTTTAATTTCTGTCCgaatttgtatatttaaaattgttttaatttgtttcactttttgtaagTACGTTTTTAATTCGAAACTCCATTAATACTTAAACAGATTTCAGCCGATTTGCAATAAACTCGTAAGGCCGCTTTTCCACGCTCGTGTAAACGCGTGATCGTCGCAGTACGTATGAAGCGTAATGTAGAAAAATATGGCATGCAAATAAACGTAGTATTCGAATAAGACCCACACTGTCACCATTTTTACCATGGTCAGTGCTTAATCATACGATCTTGGTGAAACGTAACTTAGTGCAGGaacataataattatgcaaCGGCATTTAAACTCATCTTGAAGAAAGGTACGTAGTCGGGAAGAACCACCAACGTTTTGAACTTCGAAAGTTCGCCACCTAGTCATGATGAGCCCGTATAGGCAGCCCGCAGAGCACTCATTTAGCTCTCGACGCACAGAGCTCCTCGGCCGATGCATAAAGTCACAGAAAAGCTTTGAGGCCTGGAGCTTCCATAGTAATTCTATAAGCGTTGCGTCCCTTGAAGTTATATATATCTACGTTACTCCTTGCCAAACTTTAcacatcaattttaaaattattttgtgtttttcttaacaaaatGAGCACCACACTTCTGATAGAAACGGTTCAACTTAGAATCATTGCATTCGCACATAATTGAAGAAATtagctcatttcaagacaaaaaagtggtcaaaacggtactgctttaaaataaacattggaACTTGTCACAACCTCAATATTGTTCAGTCTTGCAGAAAAATGGCCAAAAGCAATACTTAAAGTCATATGTAGATATATAATCGTTAATAAATGACAGGTTCGATACAACGCGGTTATTCAATTTTCTATTAATATTAGactttttgattttaatataatttgccaattaaaaatattgcacaTATTTTTGGAATGAAATGTCAGTTGTCAGATTTTGAGTGTAGAAATTGCACTTGACAAGagtcaaaatatattatgaaatgaaTCTTCGAGTCTTGTACAATGATCAAACAATACTAGTCACATGCACTAAAGACATGCAGCACACACGCTTAAAGCTTTAAGAGAAAAAATGGGGATCATAAATAAACGCATACTCGTATATTCGAACCCTCAGATTGATATAAAgataacattgatatataatGTACGATGTCTAGATATCTagttaatatatcaaaatattatttcgattGTGAAGACAACTTAACTTTAGCTCGGATGAAAGGCGGAAACTTTTTCAATAAACCACTCTCACATGTGGCTTGCCCCTCCCCCCCTtcaaatcgtccaagtttactttttatttcaatataagagaaaaaaacattcgcATAGAAGTGCACCATTTCGGGCTATGAATGGTAAATAATCATGGGGAAGTACCTGCTCACCCCtaccaacactttaaaccaaataaatttcggttctgcaGATTGGGCGTTAGTCTAAAGGTAATGCACCTAAGTTATGTATGCCCCCTCTTTCGTCAAATTTTGGATCCGATTAGGGCGCTAGATTTGTTTAACTGATtacttatatgtttatataaagtGCGATAGCTCCGCCCccttatattatttattcacgaagaaattatttattaaactcTTACCTAAAACCATACGAACAAGCAGTTCTAAAAAATTATGTACATGAACATTCGCACATCTATCTACATTGACATATTAATGCACCAATCAATCGTtaccagggaatagcggggactttgaattTCGGCCCAGCCAAGCCCagataaaatccccgccctgtggagACGAACTGTTGATAAAATCTCCCCCACCCCAGggatcctaggtaaggcccgtgtccccgctatatttggcgccaagacaaaaccaccgcattcacccggcattgcagggccacctggaaggtgaaaacacagcccattttcccggctctcccggtatacccccggacctcggggggcgtggttacaattgactggtgcacaaaTGCAAGACAAAAACATTACTGTTTAGTTCACATTCtgatgttgttaaaaaaactaaaaaatatcaatcagtTGGAATTCTTTCTCGTAaaccagagcgatgatgctgaTTTATTTACCTTTGTCAAACCCGCTCTGATGAACGAGAATGTTGAACTTGggtgtacaaataaataatcatcGATCCcaatattgataatttatagCAACAAACATGTATGTCAGCCCGTCATAAGTTGatacttatttgaaatataacccTATGGATCAAATAAAAGTCGGCTagcaaatatttgttaaatccAATAACGATATTGGAGAATTTGAACTAAGGATGTGAAACCATGTTTGAACAATGTGTGGCTGAGTAAACTGACATTCAAGTATTAATATAGACCTTTAAAAGTTTGATTAATTAATCCATACATTAATACGACATTTCGACTCCATTATTGCTCTGCATTTGAAGGATATACGGTGCTCTATAAGATATTACttttgatatttaagaaaaGGCACATCACTGGtatgttttaagtgtttaaacttccaataaaattatgtttattcatataaatcatGATTCTTTACTTTAAAGCTTAGTAAGAGTTTAAAAAGTTATCATAGGTTGTATGCggtaaatcattttttttaattgatactGGATAAGAGtttacaatttaatttcaagtatttcaaattgcaatcttttcataaaacatttaagcGAAGGACAATAGTGACTAGTGAACGTttcttgtgtgtgtgtttttctggatattaatacaaaaaggataatatttgatatttagtAATTTAAGATGGAAGTTGTTCCGGTCAGCCTTTGGAATGGCTTAAATGGTTTGACTCACAAATTGTATGTTGGCAACgactttttataaattttgttaaatttgagttacagtcgaaccccgttgggtCCAAATCGCTTGGCTTGAATTCTTCGTTGACTCGAAatggatgttaaggaccgatttttatATGCTGAAGGTGAGCATTCCCgctggctcgaattttccgaggctcgatgtattttcaccggtccctgagagttcgagccaacgggtttcgactgtaactcaatttcaacaaaattgcaAACCATACATTActtaaatttattaacaaacacCAACACTTTACtgacttttttaaaataattttgtaaatccgagcctaaaatgttgaaatatgaatatcGTTACTTACGCTTTTcggcaaaataaagcatttttgcTCAATTTACAAAagctttaatttgaaaaaaagagtgAACGATTGCTTTTAATTGCGAAattgtttagttttaattataccTTTTATATTAACcaagaaaatgtaaaattgcGATAGCTTCGAGAATATCGGATGTCAAATGTggctttaaatcaatatttaatccTTTTTCCTTCTCAATATTAATTAAGATGTGTACACTTGTATTGACAAGAGCGGATTGCTAGTAAATAATAAAGATCTTTTCTGCGACCCCCGGGGTATTCACTCGACTTTATTAATAAGACCGAAAGATTGTTACAAGTTctgaattgtgttttaatgtcacCAAAGTATTGTACTTGTCAAAGAATGGCTGAATAAAAGCCTTTCGTTGTTGtattgatatttcaatatttttaaatgtctcTTTTCTGAAAACTTTGGACCAAAAAGTCTTTGCAATGTCagtttattgatacatttacTTCGATTGAACAATATTGCAATATCGTTTTGATTCGCGTTTGATTGAAGATTTGTTACATTCAAGTTTGATTGTGGAAATATACTGaattaactttgaaaacattatttactcGCAATCTTTTAAGGCACTCGGGTTCGCACAAGGATCAAAAACGAATATGTTTTCAGCGTCGTGTAGTGTTTGAGTAAGGATTAAGTATGATTTAGTTAAATGCACCCGTTTTAAGCCAAGTGATTATGATTTCGCTTAACATAAGATgcatatatttactttaaatttaatgaaatgttcgTTCTGAACAAACGGAATTTATGTCTCCACGTTATTTCAGTTCGGATTATTTAGATTACCGaaacaaatactaaaaacattaattctgtTAATCGATCTCTTATGAAAGAAATCATaagatattgtattattttactatcgttaataaaaaggaaatacttatttatattaagtAAATGGTTGCTTAATGTAtgaaactttgaaatattttggttCGATTCATTTTCAGACACGCACAGTTAAGTCTGTTGTGAAGCGTCATTTACATCGCGtcttttaataaacttttaagGCGTGGGTCGTGCGGACAtttcttgtgtgtgtgtgtgtgtttcttggatattaatacaaaaaataatgatatttaactAAGTATTTCAAGTTGAAAGTTGTTCCTGTCCGCCTTAGGAATGGCTTAAATGGATTCACTCACAAATTGTATGTTGGCAACGATTCTTTGTACATTGTGTTTAGATTGAgctatttttcttaatttatgaataaacaccaacactTTACTGACAGattgttaattaaacataaGTTTTTCAATCCGAGCCTTAGATGATCAAATTTTAATatcgttactaacgcttttcgACAAAACAGCGTATTTCCgctcaaattaaaacaaaacaaaactgtaatttaaaaaaaaatgtgaacgATTCGCTTTAAAGCTCcactctcactgattgaccattttgacaatttttttgtcttggaatggtCCAATatttggcgtaaatatctggaaaccagtctAAAACacaggccccgatttctcgaaatttcttaagtcccttataacaggattaagctaagctcactatttttggtgtTCAATAAAAAGCATGAAATTAGCTTCTTTAAGAGTgtttatacttaagataggaattatcattatgataatcacaattaaccattttccatttatcaaaaatcaatttaagtatatattttggcttattgaaataagctacttaagcctattaagcttaaaagtttcgagaaattctCGCCTggtgacataatatcagatagAAGTTCTTAACAATTACATTAGAAAATTGaagtttaatggctaaaagcgcTACTtacgtttaagaaaaatgtgtttttggaatatcaaatttcgaacgtaaatatgaaaaactgcgatatgatattttgtatgcAGTCTTTTATTACTGGTTGCAATAACATTACGCATTATTTGGTTCATTATAAGAGAAAATATAACAGTTGAAAAAAGGTCAATCTAttagagtgcagttttaaatgtgaaagtgtttagttttaattacaccttttttatttaccaagaaaatgtaaaattgcGAAAGCTTCCAGAATATCTGGCGTCAAATGTggttttaaatcaatattaaatcGTTTTgccatttcaatattaattaagaTATGTTCACTTATATTGACAAGCGCGGGTtgctaataaataataaaggtcTTTTCTGCGACCCCCGGGGTATTCACTCGACTTTATTAATAAGACCGAGCTGTTGTTACAAGTTctgaattgtgttttaatgccaCCAAAGTATTGTACTTGTTACAGAAAGGCTGAATAAAAGCCTTTCGTTGTTGtattgatatttcaatattttaaaaaagaaaattgttgaaaactttgGACCAGAAAGTCTTTgcaatgtcattttattaatacatttactTCGATTGAAATACTATTGCGATATCGTTTTGATTCACGTTTGATTGAAGTTCTGTTTCATTCTAGTTTGATtgtggaaatatattgaattaacTTCGAAAACATTATTTACTCGCAATCTTTTAAGGCACTCAGGTTCGCACAAGgatcaaaaacaaatatgttttaaacgg from Mya arenaria isolate MELC-2E11 chromosome 3, ASM2691426v1 harbors:
- the LOC128226060 gene encoding complement C1q-like protein 3; the encoded protein is MTRQDGTSKAHSRDDKDDDSNPSGDNINHDAPTTLKLPPWLLSRQRLAVGNAAISVYLSQSKQHMTNEAIKFDRILLNDGNVYNTFTGAFTAPLSGIYLFTYHFDSTTSTFVRLVRLVVNGVNEVDAVANPHVVSGPRQAQSMGGNTCIIHVSHGQAVQIQVYEIPDTTIDSSDNFHFLRFLASCCINICQ